The bacterium genome includes a window with the following:
- a CDS encoding 4Fe-4S dicluster domain-containing protein gives MPKGVLVDLTRCIGCRGCQVACKSWNERPVVKTVLAGSFENPPALSEACYTRIRFHETEAGGAPVWNFVKEQCLHCKEPACASACLVGALRKTPDGPVMYDFDKCIGCRYCMVACPFEIPKYEWSKAHSPWVQKCTFCYERQADGLSPACVKTCPTDALLWGDSEELLAEAKKRLATGKYVQHIYGEKEAGGTSWIYISNRPFEEIGFNTKVPQYALPPYTWASLSKIPVEIVVFSAVLGGLAFIRNRGDKGGE, from the coding sequence ATGCCAAAGGGCGTACTGGTTGACCTGACGCGCTGCATCGGCTGCCGTGGCTGTCAGGTGGCGTGCAAGAGCTGGAACGAGCGGCCGGTGGTGAAGACGGTGCTGGCGGGGAGCTTCGAGAACCCGCCGGCGCTGAGCGAGGCCTGCTACACCCGCATCCGCTTCCACGAGACGGAGGCGGGCGGCGCGCCGGTCTGGAACTTCGTGAAGGAGCAGTGCCTGCACTGCAAGGAGCCGGCCTGCGCCTCGGCCTGCCTGGTCGGGGCGCTGCGCAAGACCCCGGACGGGCCGGTGATGTACGATTTCGACAAGTGCATCGGCTGCCGCTACTGCATGGTGGCCTGCCCGTTCGAGATCCCGAAGTACGAGTGGAGCAAGGCGCATTCCCCCTGGGTGCAGAAGTGCACCTTCTGCTACGAGCGCCAGGCCGACGGACTCTCGCCCGCCTGCGTCAAGACCTGCCCGACCGACGCCCTGCTCTGGGGCGACTCGGAGGAGCTGCTGGCCGAGGCGAAGAAGCGTCTGGCCACCGGCAAGTACGTGCAGCACATCTACGGCGAGAAGGAGGCCGGGGGGACCTCGTGGATCTACATCTCCAACCGGCCCTTCGAGGAGATCGGCTTCAACACGAAGGTGCCGCAGTACGCGCTGCCGCCGTACACGTGGGCCTCGCTCTCCAAGATCCCGGTGGAGATCGTGGTCTTCTCGGCGGTGCTCGGCGGCCTGGCCTTCATCCGCAACCGCGGCGACAAGGGGGGTGAGTAG
- the hybB gene encoding Ni/Fe-hydrogenase cytochrome b subunit: MSGEKKLGGKLFSGGGTLAFVLGLLGVGVALYRLAFGLRASTNLNDGYPWGLWISFDVMVGVALAAGGFTTTLGAYVLGWKKYKPVVRPAILTAFLGYALVAAGVFLDIGKPWSLWHPILMWQPHSMLFEVAMCVMMYLTVLFLEFSPNLFEGLGMPGAAAFMRNPIVLWPLVIIGIILSFGHQNSIGGLFLLMPHKLSHLWWSPLMNYWFYLSAFAVGLAMVSFETIVSHRSFKMEQPMAILDGLARGTAIALAVYLGARFADLAARGNLGLIASSGKASALFAIEVFGLGVLPMLLLFSPGVRKSVDGILWSQVLVIAGVIMNRFNVSFLMQSGARTSYFPAWTEFVMSIGLVSLGVFIYRWAVITLPIMSHEEAH; the protein is encoded by the coding sequence ATGTCCGGGGAAAAGAAGCTTGGTGGGAAGCTGTTCTCCGGCGGCGGCACGCTGGCGTTCGTGCTCGGTCTGCTGGGCGTCGGCGTTGCGCTCTACCGGCTGGCCTTCGGCCTGCGGGCGAGCACGAACCTCAACGACGGGTACCCGTGGGGCCTGTGGATCTCGTTTGACGTCATGGTCGGCGTCGCGCTCGCAGCGGGCGGCTTCACGACGACGCTCGGGGCCTACGTGCTGGGGTGGAAGAAGTACAAGCCGGTGGTCCGTCCGGCCATCCTCACGGCGTTCCTGGGCTACGCCCTGGTCGCCGCCGGCGTCTTCCTCGACATCGGCAAGCCCTGGTCGCTCTGGCACCCCATCCTGATGTGGCAGCCGCACTCGATGCTCTTCGAGGTCGCGATGTGCGTCATGATGTACCTGACGGTGCTCTTCCTCGAGTTCTCCCCGAACCTCTTCGAGGGGTTGGGGATGCCGGGCGCCGCCGCCTTCATGCGCAACCCGATCGTGCTCTGGCCGCTGGTGATCATCGGGATCATCCTCTCCTTCGGTCACCAGAACTCCATCGGCGGGCTCTTCCTGCTGATGCCGCACAAGCTCTCGCACCTCTGGTGGTCGCCGCTGATGAACTACTGGTTCTACCTCAGCGCCTTCGCGGTCGGCCTGGCGATGGTCTCCTTCGAGACGATCGTCAGCCACCGCTCGTTCAAGATGGAGCAGCCGATGGCCATCCTCGACGGGCTGGCGCGGGGCACGGCGATCGCGCTGGCGGTCTACCTCGGCGCGCGCTTCGCGGACCTGGCGGCGCGCGGCAACCTCGGCCTGATCGCCTCCTCGGGGAAGGCGAGCGCGCTGTTCGCGATCGAGGTCTTCGGCCTGGGGGTGCTGCCGATGCTGCTGCTGTTCAGCCCCGGCGTGCGCAAGTCGGTGGACGGCATCCTCTGGTCGCAGGTGCTCGTGATCGCGGGCGTGATCATGAACCGGTTCAACGTGAGCTTCCTGATGCAGTCGGGCGCCCGGACCAGCTACTTCCCGGCCTGGACGGAGTTCGTGATGAGCATCGGGCTGGTGTCGCTCGGGGTCTTCATCTACCGCTGGGCCGTCATCACCCTCCCCATCATGTCGCACGAGGAGGCGCACTAG
- a CDS encoding HAMP domain-containing methyl-accepting chemotaxis protein, giving the protein MKLATKVNLAVAALLAASAVAVGSFFVVSYGALRDETYRWFDANGRNLAATLGGQVRDSLAYFDYNAIEAGLKKHVSDDRALLYASAAFGAGLKESREAGDPKAGPHRPYEAEIKGDGGTAVRVTLHYSVAGVEAKLRALVTRLALGVTLTLAALLVVVHLLLQRLVSRPLRSLVRHAEATAAGDLTASVALDSKDELGTLAVTLNQMTANLRTMLGKVRTSFTELEVVSQDIAGVAHRIAEGGAGQSDAVATVSSSIEEMNASIKSVMQSVESLFSLSGESSSSMLEMSASVEQVAGNAEGLSASVERASSAIGEMTVSIRNVAEHVGRLADLVTSTSSSINEIDSVVREVERNAAQGHELSREVARAMSEDGLVALGRTGEVMHGIREAVGQAAAALRGLAERSHEIGGILGVINEVNDQTNLLALNAAILAAQAGEHGKGFAVVAEEIRELSARTAASTKEITALIASVRKETSGAVEAMEGGTRRVEEGVRAVEDLGAVIRRAAEDSEKASAASRGIALATTEQYKGIRQIAASSQDVTEMSQEIARATREQSSGSAQIVKAAEEMRDLAHQVRKAMAEQSKGIRLTSRASEESARLAQKVLEATREEARGSELVVKSVGEIQDVTHTNAAAVRRIDEMLRGLQRQAGLLGEEIARFRVE; this is encoded by the coding sequence GTGAAGCTCGCCACGAAGGTCAACCTCGCGGTCGCCGCGCTCCTGGCGGCGAGCGCCGTCGCGGTCGGCTCGTTCTTCGTCGTCTCCTACGGGGCGCTGCGCGACGAGACCTACCGCTGGTTCGACGCCAACGGGCGGAACCTGGCGGCGACGCTCGGCGGGCAGGTGCGGGACAGCCTCGCGTACTTCGACTACAACGCCATCGAGGCGGGGCTGAAGAAGCACGTGAGCGACGACCGGGCGCTGCTCTATGCCAGCGCGGCCTTCGGCGCCGGGCTCAAGGAGAGCCGCGAGGCGGGCGATCCGAAGGCCGGGCCCCATCGGCCCTATGAGGCGGAGATCAAGGGGGACGGCGGCACGGCCGTCAGGGTCACGCTGCACTACTCGGTCGCCGGCGTCGAGGCGAAGCTGCGCGCGCTGGTCACGCGGCTGGCGCTCGGGGTCACGCTGACGCTGGCCGCGCTCCTGGTCGTGGTGCACCTGCTCCTGCAACGCCTCGTCAGCCGCCCGCTGCGCTCGCTCGTGCGGCACGCGGAGGCCACGGCGGCCGGCGACCTGACCGCGTCCGTGGCGCTTGACTCCAAGGACGAGCTCGGGACACTCGCCGTCACGCTCAACCAGATGACGGCGAACCTCCGGACGATGCTCGGGAAGGTGCGGACGTCCTTCACGGAACTCGAGGTCGTCTCGCAGGACATCGCCGGGGTCGCGCACCGGATCGCCGAGGGCGGCGCGGGGCAGAGCGACGCGGTCGCCACGGTCTCCTCGTCGATCGAGGAGATGAACGCCAGCATCAAGTCGGTGATGCAGAGCGTGGAAAGCCTCTTCTCGCTCTCGGGCGAGAGCTCCTCCTCGATGCTCGAGATGTCCGCGTCCGTCGAGCAGGTCGCCGGGAACGCCGAAGGGCTCTCGGCGTCGGTCGAGCGCGCCTCCTCGGCGATCGGCGAGATGACCGTGTCGATCCGCAACGTCGCCGAGCACGTCGGGCGGCTCGCCGACCTCGTGACCTCGACCTCCTCGTCGATCAACGAGATCGACTCGGTGGTGCGGGAGGTGGAGCGCAACGCCGCCCAGGGGCACGAGCTTTCGCGGGAGGTCGCGCGGGCGATGAGCGAGGACGGCCTCGTCGCCCTCGGGCGCACCGGCGAGGTCATGCACGGCATTCGCGAGGCGGTCGGGCAGGCTGCCGCCGCGCTGCGCGGACTGGCCGAGCGCAGCCACGAGATCGGCGGCATCCTCGGGGTCATCAACGAGGTGAACGACCAGACGAATCTCCTCGCGCTGAACGCGGCGATCCTCGCGGCGCAGGCGGGCGAGCACGGGAAGGGCTTCGCCGTCGTCGCGGAGGAGATCCGCGAGCTGTCGGCGCGCACCGCGGCCTCGACGAAGGAGATCACGGCGCTCATCGCGAGCGTGCGCAAGGAGACCAGCGGGGCGGTCGAGGCGATGGAGGGCGGCACCCGGCGCGTCGAGGAGGGGGTGCGGGCGGTCGAGGACCTCGGCGCGGTCATCCGCCGCGCGGCCGAGGACTCGGAGAAGGCCTCGGCGGCGTCCCGAGGGATCGCGCTGGCGACCACCGAGCAGTACAAGGGGATCCGGCAGATCGCGGCCTCGTCGCAGGACGTCACCGAGATGTCGCAGGAGATCGCGCGGGCGACGCGCGAGCAGTCGTCGGGCAGCGCCCAGATCGTGAAGGCGGCCGAGGAAATGCGGGATCTGGCGCACCAGGTGCGCAAGGCGATGGCCGAGCAGAGCAAGGGAATCCGGCTCACGAGTCGCGCGAGCGAGGAGTCGGCGCGTCTCGCGCAGAAGGTCCTCGAGGCAACGCGCGAGGAGGCCCGGGGCAGCGAGCTGGTCGTCAAGTCGGTCGGTGAGATCCAGGACGTCACGCACACGAACGCGGCGGCCGTGCGCCGCATCGACGAGATGCTCCGGGGCCTCCAGCGCCAGGCCGGGCTGCTCGGGGAGGAGATCGCCAGGTTCCGGGTCGAGTGA
- the fdnG gene encoding formate dehydrogenase-N subunit alpha, whose translation MGVSRRDFLKLTGATAVAGAVGGASEAAAFERQNRLKGATVTTSVCPYCAVGCGMLVYQKDGKIIQIEGDPDHPINEGSLCPKGASVMGLVNNPARLAKPKYRAPGAAEWKDVEWSWALDEIAKRVKKARDASFVEKNDKGQIVNRTNGIASVGSAAMDNEECYLYQKFLRSLGLVAIEHQARIUHSATVAALAESYGRGCMTNHWIDIRNADVILIMGSNAAENHPISFKWVMDAKARGAKLIHVDPRFTKTSTKADVYAPLRSGSDIAFLGGMINYILEKNLIQKDYVRLYTNASFIVNKDFKMPGELDGLFSGYDPKTRKYDKAAWAFEIGADGVIKKDPTFQNPMCVYQLLKKHYSRYNLDIVSSITGTPKADLLKVYELYATTGAPDKVGTSMYAMGWTQHTVGTQNIIAMSIIQQLLGNMGMAGGGINALRGESNVQGSTDYGLLFHILPSYLPVPSASKDSLEAYLKPYDPTSAKEPQSAFWPGNYNKYFVSYLKAIFGDAATPENEFGYHWLPKLDDGQNASWLVMFDNMFKGKYQGFFSWGQNPACSGSNANKVRKALTKLEWMVNVNLFDNETGSFWRGPGMKPAEVKTEVFMLPCAASVEKPGSISNSGRWAQWRYKAVNPPGEARADGEIIYELGLKVRELYKKEGGANPDPVLKTTWDYGKELDTQVVAREINGYWLADKEIIDPKTKAVTGSFKKGQLVVSFPTLQADGTTSCGAWIYCGSYGPPKKDKDGNPLGPNSGNKMAGRAKDDPTGLGLYPGWAWSWPVNRRIVYNRASVDEYGKPWDPKRKLLAWVPDIDPATKEQKKSPEGKPLFKWSGDIVDGGYPPLKTPDGKVNPDGRLPFIMKKNGVANIFGNDTLADGPFPEHYEPLECPIQENPFSKSQRINPTSKMFYSGDKKLEEDTFETCSTRFPYVGTTYRVTEHWQTGLMTRNTPWLLEAVPQNFLEISRELAAEKGIKSGDTLRVSSARGEVMCKAVVTARFKPFKVMGATVHQVGMPWCFGWNMPADGSGGDTTNLLTPTIGDANTMIPETKAFMVNVEKV comes from the coding sequence ATGGGTGTGTCGAGGAGAGACTTCCTCAAACTGACGGGCGCGACGGCGGTTGCCGGCGCGGTCGGCGGCGCGAGCGAGGCGGCGGCCTTCGAGAGGCAGAACCGCCTCAAGGGCGCGACCGTCACGACGAGCGTCTGTCCGTACTGCGCCGTCGGGTGCGGGATGCTCGTCTACCAGAAGGACGGGAAGATCATCCAGATCGAGGGTGACCCCGACCACCCGATCAACGAGGGCTCGCTCTGCCCCAAGGGCGCCTCGGTGATGGGTCTCGTCAACAACCCGGCACGCCTGGCCAAGCCGAAGTACCGCGCCCCCGGCGCGGCGGAGTGGAAGGACGTGGAGTGGTCGTGGGCCCTCGACGAGATCGCCAAGCGCGTCAAGAAGGCGCGCGACGCCTCCTTCGTCGAGAAGAACGACAAGGGCCAGATCGTCAACCGCACCAACGGCATCGCCAGCGTCGGTTCCGCGGCGATGGACAACGAGGAGTGCTACCTCTACCAGAAGTTCCTGCGGTCGCTCGGCCTGGTCGCCATCGAGCACCAGGCCAGGATATGACACTCCGCAACTGTGGCGGCTCTGGCAGAGTCGTACGGTCGCGGGTGCATGACGAACCACTGGATCGACATTCGCAACGCCGACGTCATCCTCATCATGGGGAGCAACGCCGCGGAGAACCACCCGATCTCCTTCAAGTGGGTCATGGACGCGAAGGCGCGGGGCGCCAAGCTCATCCACGTTGACCCGCGCTTCACCAAGACCTCGACGAAGGCCGACGTCTACGCCCCGCTGCGCTCGGGCTCGGACATCGCCTTCCTCGGCGGCATGATCAACTACATCCTCGAGAAGAACCTGATCCAGAAGGACTACGTGCGGCTCTACACGAACGCGTCCTTCATCGTGAACAAGGACTTCAAGATGCCCGGCGAGCTCGACGGCCTCTTCTCCGGGTACGACCCCAAGACGCGCAAGTACGACAAGGCGGCCTGGGCCTTCGAGATCGGCGCCGACGGCGTGATCAAGAAGGACCCGACCTTCCAGAACCCGATGTGCGTCTACCAGCTGCTGAAGAAGCACTACAGCCGCTACAACCTCGACATCGTCTCCTCGATCACCGGCACGCCGAAGGCGGACCTGCTGAAGGTCTACGAGCTCTACGCCACCACCGGCGCCCCGGACAAGGTCGGCACCTCGATGTACGCGATGGGCTGGACGCAGCACACGGTCGGCACGCAGAACATCATCGCGATGTCGATCATCCAGCAGCTGCTCGGCAACATGGGCATGGCCGGCGGCGGCATCAACGCGCTGCGCGGCGAGAGCAACGTGCAGGGCTCGACGGACTACGGGCTGCTCTTCCACATCCTGCCGAGCTACCTGCCGGTGCCGAGCGCCTCGAAGGACTCGCTCGAGGCCTACCTCAAGCCGTACGACCCGACGAGCGCCAAGGAGCCCCAGAGCGCCTTCTGGCCGGGCAACTACAACAAGTACTTCGTCAGCTACCTCAAGGCGATCTTCGGCGACGCGGCCACGCCCGAGAACGAGTTCGGCTATCACTGGCTGCCGAAGCTCGACGACGGCCAGAACGCGTCGTGGCTCGTCATGTTCGACAACATGTTCAAGGGCAAGTACCAGGGCTTCTTCTCCTGGGGGCAGAACCCGGCCTGCTCGGGTTCGAACGCCAACAAGGTGCGCAAGGCCCTCACGAAGCTCGAGTGGATGGTCAACGTCAACCTCTTCGACAACGAGACCGGCTCGTTCTGGCGCGGCCCCGGCATGAAGCCGGCCGAGGTCAAGACCGAGGTCTTCATGCTGCCGTGCGCGGCGTCCGTCGAGAAGCCGGGGAGCATCTCCAACTCCGGCCGCTGGGCGCAGTGGCGCTACAAGGCGGTGAACCCGCCGGGGGAGGCGCGCGCGGACGGCGAGATCATCTACGAGCTGGGCCTGAAGGTGCGCGAGCTCTACAAGAAGGAGGGCGGCGCCAACCCGGACCCGGTGCTCAAGACGACCTGGGACTACGGCAAGGAGCTGGACACGCAGGTCGTCGCGCGCGAGATCAACGGCTACTGGCTCGCCGACAAGGAGATCATCGACCCGAAGACCAAGGCCGTGACCGGCTCGTTCAAGAAGGGGCAGCTCGTGGTCTCGTTCCCGACGCTGCAGGCCGACGGGACGACCTCCTGCGGCGCCTGGATCTACTGCGGCTCGTACGGCCCGCCCAAGAAGGACAAGGACGGCAACCCGCTCGGGCCGAACTCCGGGAACAAGATGGCGGGCCGGGCCAAGGACGACCCCACGGGCCTCGGGCTCTACCCGGGCTGGGCCTGGAGCTGGCCGGTAAACCGCCGGATCGTCTACAACCGGGCCTCGGTCGACGAGTACGGCAAGCCCTGGGACCCCAAGCGCAAGCTGCTGGCCTGGGTGCCGGACATCGACCCGGCGACCAAGGAGCAGAAGAAGAGCCCCGAGGGCAAGCCGCTGTTCAAGTGGTCCGGGGACATCGTCGACGGCGGCTACCCGCCGCTGAAGACCCCCGACGGCAAGGTCAACCCGGACGGGCGGCTGCCGTTCATCATGAAGAAGAACGGCGTCGCGAACATCTTCGGCAACGACACGCTGGCCGACGGGCCGTTCCCGGAGCACTACGAGCCGCTGGAGTGCCCGATCCAGGAGAACCCGTTCTCCAAGTCGCAGCGCATCAACCCGACCTCGAAGATGTTCTACTCCGGCGACAAGAAGCTCGAGGAGGACACGTTCGAGACCTGCAGCACGCGCTTCCCGTACGTGGGCACGACCTACCGCGTGACGGAGCACTGGCAGACCGGTCTCATGACCCGCAACACCCCGTGGCTGCTCGAGGCCGTGCCGCAGAACTTCCTCGAGATCAGCCGGGAGCTGGCCGCGGAGAAGGGCATCAAGAGCGGCGATACGCTGCGGGTCTCCTCGGCGCGCGGCGAGGTCATGTGCAAGGCCGTGGTCACCGCGCGCTTCAAGCCCTTCAAGGTCATGGGCGCGACGGTGCACCAGGTCGGCATGCCCTGGTGCTTCGGCTGGAACATGCCGGCCGACGGCAGCGGCGGGGACACCACGAACCTGCTGACGCCGACGATCGGTGACGCGAACACGATGATCCCGGAGACGAAGGCCTTCATGGTCAACGTCGAGAAGGTCTAA
- a CDS encoding cytochrome c peroxidase, protein MVRGLTVLVTAVVLWLGPTVAGAAGLEPLGPVPVPANNPQTAEKIELGRTLFFDRRLSGDGTMSCASCHAPDQGFGDGQAISLSYPTTRNWRNAQTLFNVAYQKRLFHDGRSASLEEQALFPLMSAFEMNQNLDFVEEELRSVPEYVAMFERAFGSSDTTRERIGMALAAFERTLVSRDAPLDRYLAGDETALSPAAREGYAVFTGKGKCSTCHAGGNLADDGFHALNVPESPEFERDPRVAATRRFVAKVSGYEDFRTLAEDPGRFLVTKEQRDWKAFRTPTLREISRTAPYMHNGIFATLEEVIAFVDRGGGEGNPSLKPLGLSDQERLALRAFLVEGLAGPPLEVKFPQIP, encoded by the coding sequence ATGGTCCGGGGCCTGACCGTTCTCGTGACGGCGGTCGTGCTGTGGCTCGGCCCCACGGTTGCCGGAGCGGCGGGGCTCGAGCCGCTCGGACCCGTGCCGGTGCCGGCGAACAATCCGCAGACGGCGGAGAAGATCGAGCTGGGCAGGACCCTTTTCTTCGACCGGCGCCTCTCCGGGGATGGGACGATGAGCTGCGCCAGCTGCCACGCGCCGGACCAGGGCTTCGGGGACGGCCAGGCGATCTCGCTCTCCTACCCGACCACGCGCAACTGGCGCAACGCGCAGACGCTCTTCAACGTCGCCTACCAGAAGCGCCTCTTCCACGACGGCCGTTCCGCGAGCCTCGAGGAACAGGCGCTCTTCCCCCTCATGTCCGCCTTCGAGATGAACCAGAACCTGGACTTCGTCGAGGAGGAGCTGCGGTCGGTCCCGGAGTACGTCGCGATGTTCGAGCGCGCCTTCGGGTCGTCCGACACCACGCGCGAGCGCATCGGCATGGCGCTGGCCGCGTTCGAGCGCACGCTCGTCAGCCGCGACGCGCCGCTCGACCGCTATCTCGCCGGCGACGAGACCGCCCTGTCGCCGGCGGCGCGGGAGGGCTACGCGGTCTTCACCGGCAAGGGCAAGTGCAGCACGTGCCACGCCGGCGGCAACCTCGCCGACGACGGGTTCCACGCCCTCAACGTGCCCGAGAGCCCGGAGTTCGAGCGCGACCCGCGGGTGGCGGCGACGCGCCGCTTCGTCGCGAAGGTCTCGGGGTACGAGGACTTCAGGACGCTCGCGGAGGACCCCGGCCGCTTCCTGGTGACCAAGGAGCAACGCGACTGGAAGGCCTTCCGGACGCCCACGCTGCGGGAGATCTCGCGCACGGCGCCCTACATGCACAACGGCATCTTCGCCACGCTCGAGGAGGTCATCGCCTTCGTCGATCGCGGCGGCGGGGAGGGGAACCCGTCGCTCAAGCCCCTGGGGCTGAGCGACCAGGAGCGGCTGGCGCTCCGGGCGTTCCTCGTCGAGGGGCTCGCGGGTCCCCCGCTCGAGGTGAAGTTTCCGCAGATACCGTAG